One region of Mucilaginibacter gotjawali genomic DNA includes:
- a CDS encoding DUF7009 family protein, with protein MKIRINGNSVRFRLTRSDVKQLAVTGRLEEKVNFGGALLCYAIKLGSGNELTSSFQNSTIILYMPERMVGELADTDKVGFENRNGELYLLVEKDFTCLDSVSEDQSDNYPNPLAKNFYEEGD; from the coding sequence ATGAAAATACGTATTAATGGCAATTCGGTCAGGTTCAGGCTTACCCGGTCGGATGTAAAACAACTGGCAGTTACGGGCAGGCTTGAAGAAAAAGTGAATTTTGGAGGAGCCCTGCTGTGCTACGCAATAAAACTGGGAAGCGGCAATGAATTAACGTCATCTTTTCAGAACAGTACCATTATCCTTTATATGCCTGAGCGCATGGTCGGCGAATTGGCGGATACTGACAAAGTAGGTTTCGAAAACCGCAACGGCGAATTGTATTTATTGGTTGAAAAGGACTTTACCTGCCTGGATAGTGTTTCGGAAGATCAGAGCGATAATTATCCCAATCCCTTAGCAAAGAATTTTTATGAAGAAGGAGACTGA